A region of Anolis sagrei isolate rAnoSag1 chromosome 2, rAnoSag1.mat, whole genome shotgun sequence DNA encodes the following proteins:
- the NPB gene encoding neuropeptide B has translation MRAARTRTGTPRAALLLLCLLALAVLPGPPAAAEAWYKQAAGPSYYSVGRASGLLSGLRRSPYSRRADDNEQQQQAGGGGSSSSSTENGAVPGLPPAAAAASSFWAPEPRLSPGGLRNMAVCVKEVSPELRSCQLLPGLPSVVQCQADVTVSLDPADCSPAP, from the exons ATGAGGGCGGCGCGGACCCGGACGGGGACCCCGCGGGCGGCACTGCTGCTGCTCTGCCTCCTGGCGCTGGCCGTCCTGCCCGGTCCTCCGGCCGCCGCCGAGGCGTGGTACAAGCAGGCCGCCGGACCCAGCTACTACTCGGTCGGCCGGGCTTCGGGGCTGCTCTCGGGGCTCCGACGCTCGCCCTACAGCCGTCGAGCCGACGACaacgagcagcagcagcaggcaggcggcggaggaagcagcagcagcagcaccgaAAACGGCGCCGTCCCCGGACTCCCTCCCGCCGCAGCAGCAGCCTCCTCTTTCTGGGCGCCTGAGCCGCGCCTGAGTCCCGGAGGACTGAGGAATATG gCGGTGTGCGTGAAAGAGGTCTCCCCGGAGCTGCGGAGCTGCCAGCTGCTGCCCGGCCTGCCCAGCGTGGTCCAGTGCCAGGCCGACGTCACCGTCTCCCTGGACCCCGCCGACTGCAGCCCCGCCCCTTGA